A DNA window from Amycolatopsis sp. DSM 110486 contains the following coding sequences:
- a CDS encoding inorganic phosphate transporter, with amino-acid sequence MDFSLIVLVVIVAALAFDFTNGFHDTANAMATSIATGALKPRIAVAISAVLNLVGAFLSIEVAKTISGGIVDDTKVTPVVIFAGLVGAIIWNLITWLVGLPSSSSHALFGGLIGATWIASGADAVHFGKVVEKVLIPAVASPIVAGVVALIGTFLTYRITEKAKERVVGKGFKTGQVLSASLVSLAHGTNDAQKTMGVITLALIAGGTLAPGSNPPLWVIGACGLAIAAGTYLGGWRIIQTMGKKLTEIQTPQGFAAETSSAAVILASSHLGFALSTTHVTSGGIIGSGLGRKLAEVRWGVAGKMVIAWVLTLPAAAIVGAVAAAVSTRGSWGTILIGALGVLVALGIWLASRRNPVSANTVNDEPEAAKAAPVAA; translated from the coding sequence ATGGACTTTTCCCTCATTGTCCTGGTGGTGATCGTCGCGGCACTCGCCTTCGACTTCACCAACGGGTTCCACGACACGGCCAACGCCATGGCCACTTCCATTGCCACGGGAGCCCTCAAGCCCAGAATCGCCGTCGCCATTTCGGCCGTGCTGAACCTGGTCGGGGCGTTCCTGTCGATCGAGGTCGCGAAAACGATTTCCGGCGGCATCGTCGATGACACGAAGGTCACCCCGGTGGTGATTTTCGCGGGGCTCGTCGGCGCCATCATCTGGAATCTCATCACGTGGCTCGTCGGCCTGCCCTCGAGCTCCTCGCACGCGTTGTTCGGCGGTCTGATCGGCGCGACGTGGATCGCGTCGGGCGCGGACGCCGTGCACTTCGGCAAGGTCGTCGAGAAGGTGCTGATCCCCGCGGTCGCGTCGCCGATCGTGGCCGGGGTCGTGGCGCTCATCGGCACGTTCCTGACCTACCGCATCACCGAGAAGGCCAAGGAACGCGTGGTGGGCAAGGGTTTCAAGACCGGCCAGGTCCTCTCGGCCAGCCTCGTCTCGCTCGCGCACGGCACCAACGACGCGCAGAAGACCATGGGTGTCATCACGCTGGCGCTCATCGCCGGCGGCACGCTCGCGCCGGGTTCGAACCCACCGCTGTGGGTCATCGGGGCGTGCGGCCTCGCGATCGCGGCCGGTACGTACCTCGGCGGCTGGCGCATCATCCAGACCATGGGCAAGAAGCTCACCGAGATCCAGACGCCGCAGGGCTTCGCCGCGGAGACCAGCTCCGCTGCCGTGATCCTGGCGTCGTCGCACCTCGGCTTCGCGCTGTCGACGACCCACGTCACCTCGGGCGGCATCATCGGCTCGGGCCTCGGCCGCAAGCTCGCGGAGGTCCGCTGGGGAGTCGCGGGCAAGATGGTCATCGCCTGGGTGCTCACGCTGCCGGCGGCCGCCATCGTCGGCGCCGTCGCGGCGGCGGTCTCGACCCGCGGCAGCTGGGGCACGATCCTCATCGGCGCTCTCGGGGTGCTCGTGGCGCTGGGCATCTGGCTCGCGTCACGCCGCAACCCGGTGAGCGCCAACACTGTCAACGACGAGCCGGAAGCCGCCAAGGCCGCTCCGGTCGCGGCCTGA
- the hutI gene encoding imidazolonepropionase: MAILITGIGELTTNDPELGRLHDAALVLDGGAVAWAGPAAQAPAADERVDVEGRAVLPGWVDSHTHLVFAGDRTAEFEARMAGKPYTAGGIAVTVGATREASDEQLAANLRRHVEEAAGQGTTCLETKTGYGLTVADEARSARIAATVADEVTYLGAHLVPPGADAESYVDLVCGEMLDAVAPHVRWADVFCETGAFDEAQSARVLKAAAERGLGLRVHGNQLGEGPGARLAVELGAASVDHCTYLSDEDVEALAASDTVATLLPACDLSTRQSLAPARRLLDAGATVALASNANPGSSYTTSMAFCVTTAVLQMRMTVSEAVWSATAGGARALRRDDVGYLRPGARADVHVLDAPSVTHLAYRPGVPLTHAVWRRGERMS, translated from the coding sequence GTGGCAATTCTGATCACGGGAATCGGCGAGCTCACCACCAACGACCCGGAGCTGGGCCGGCTGCACGACGCGGCGCTGGTGCTCGACGGCGGTGCCGTCGCGTGGGCCGGACCGGCCGCGCAGGCGCCGGCGGCCGACGAGCGCGTGGACGTCGAGGGGCGCGCGGTGCTGCCTGGCTGGGTCGACAGCCACACGCACCTCGTGTTCGCGGGTGATCGCACGGCCGAGTTCGAGGCGCGGATGGCCGGAAAGCCTTACACCGCTGGCGGAATCGCCGTCACGGTCGGGGCGACGCGGGAGGCTTCGGACGAGCAGCTGGCGGCGAACCTGCGCCGGCACGTCGAGGAAGCGGCCGGCCAGGGCACCACCTGTCTGGAGACGAAAACCGGGTACGGGCTGACCGTGGCCGACGAGGCCCGCTCGGCGCGGATCGCGGCGACGGTAGCCGACGAGGTCACCTACCTGGGCGCGCACCTCGTGCCGCCGGGCGCCGACGCGGAGTCCTATGTAGACCTCGTGTGCGGCGAGATGCTCGACGCGGTGGCGCCGCACGTGCGGTGGGCCGACGTGTTCTGCGAGACGGGGGCGTTCGACGAGGCCCAGTCAGCGCGGGTGCTCAAGGCAGCGGCCGAACGTGGGCTGGGGTTACGGGTGCACGGCAACCAGCTCGGCGAAGGCCCCGGGGCGCGGCTCGCGGTGGAGCTGGGCGCGGCGAGCGTGGACCACTGCACGTACCTGAGTGACGAGGACGTCGAGGCGCTGGCGGCGTCGGACACGGTGGCGACGCTGCTGCCGGCGTGTGATTTGTCGACAAGGCAATCGCTGGCACCGGCGCGGCGGCTGCTCGACGCGGGCGCGACGGTCGCCCTGGCCAGCAACGCGAACCCGGGCAGCTCGTACACCACGTCGATGGCGTTCTGCGTGACCACGGCCGTGCTGCAGATGCGGATGACGGTGTCGGAAGCCGTGTGGTCGGCGACAGCCGGGGGCGCGCGGGCGCTGCGGCGCGACGACGTCGGCTACCTGCGCCCGGGTGCGCGGGCCGACGTGCACGTGCTCGACGCGCCTTCGGTGACGCACCTGGCCTACCGGCCGGGCGTGCCGCTCACGCACGCGGTGTGGCGGCGGGGTGAGCGGATGAGCTGA
- a CDS encoding alpha/beta fold hydrolase — MSQLREVTLRAGDHQHTALAAGPEDGEPVLLLHGWPEFADSWTAELHTLGDAGYHAVAVDQRGYAREARPNGVEHYSIDALVADALSFADTLTTGTAAPRRFHLVAHDWGGMVAWVLATRYPERLKSLTVLSTPHPVALKQAAKDEEQQNHDLDYVRFFRAPGGVAEASMLADGAARLRAAYAGRIAEDQVERNVARLTEPGALTATLNWYRGATDDEFTVPAGRITVPTLYVWGAQDTKLGRTAATNTAEFVDAAYRFEVFDDAGHWLPEEAADRVNPLLLAHLSAHS, encoded by the coding sequence GTGAGCCAACTGCGCGAGGTGACCCTGCGGGCCGGCGACCATCAGCACACGGCACTCGCCGCGGGACCGGAGGACGGCGAACCCGTCCTGCTGCTCCACGGCTGGCCCGAGTTCGCCGACTCGTGGACCGCCGAACTCCACACCCTCGGCGACGCCGGCTACCACGCCGTGGCGGTCGACCAACGCGGCTACGCCCGTGAGGCCCGCCCGAACGGCGTCGAGCACTACTCCATCGACGCCCTCGTCGCCGACGCACTGTCCTTTGCGGACACGCTCACCACCGGCACCGCGGCCCCGAGGCGCTTCCACCTCGTGGCCCACGACTGGGGTGGCATGGTCGCCTGGGTGTTGGCCACGCGGTACCCCGAGCGGCTCAAGTCGCTCACCGTGCTGTCCACGCCGCACCCCGTCGCGCTGAAGCAGGCGGCGAAGGACGAGGAGCAGCAGAACCACGACCTCGACTACGTCCGCTTCTTCCGCGCGCCCGGCGGTGTCGCCGAGGCGTCGATGCTGGCGGACGGCGCCGCCCGCCTGCGGGCGGCCTACGCGGGCCGCATCGCAGAGGACCAGGTCGAGCGCAACGTCGCGCGCCTCACCGAGCCGGGCGCCCTCACCGCGACGCTCAACTGGTACCGCGGCGCCACCGACGACGAGTTCACCGTCCCCGCCGGCCGCATCACGGTGCCGACGCTCTACGTGTGGGGCGCCCAGGACACCAAGCTCGGCCGCACGGCCGCCACGAACACCGCGGAGTTCGTGGACGCCGCCTACCGCTTCGAGGTCTTCGACGACGCCGGCCACTGGCTGCCGGAGGAAGCGGCCGACCGCGTCAACCCGCTCCTGCTCGCGCACCTGTCAGCGCACAGCTGA
- a CDS encoding nitrilase-related carbon-nitrogen hydrolase, translated as MTATASVSTSTATAVHRHLGWALAATVASGVLIHFGLGFEPVAVLAWLAPLPVLLLAPRTGAWVASAAAFLAYLGGSAGSWHYFLNSQSVPVPGALAILLGSPVLFAATVALFRRLVRVGRPVLATVAAPAVWTAVLYGVSVANPFGVMGTFMTSQGDQPDVLRLASVLGGWGVEYLVLLAPAALAAVLAPGVRASARVGITVVTVAAVGGALAFGATPAAASVGQVRVAVVARSEPAWAADPDSPAGQRVLRSYVDALTALPADVRIAVLPEAAFGTDRARLAGLTGPLADVARAKNLHVVTGAIVKDPGHEAYNTALDVPPAGATVEYRKWRNGFSPVTSGHDLARLAGQAIGLEVCMDVNGPSPTRDYARTGTGLVLIPASDEDVDGWQHSRTALLRGVEHGVSVAWSAARGNSILSDPRGHVLAQTRTGPTPMAVAVADVPLGTGDTLYSRFGDWFAWLCCLAAVAGLVFTRGRAARP; from the coding sequence ATGACCGCCACAGCAAGCGTTTCCACGTCCACTGCCACTGCCGTGCACCGCCACCTCGGCTGGGCGCTCGCCGCCACCGTCGCGTCCGGCGTGCTGATCCACTTCGGGCTGGGGTTCGAACCAGTCGCCGTGCTGGCGTGGCTGGCGCCGCTGCCCGTGCTTCTGCTGGCACCGCGCACGGGCGCGTGGGTGGCGAGCGCGGCGGCGTTCCTCGCCTACCTGGGCGGGAGCGCCGGCAGCTGGCACTACTTCCTGAACTCGCAGTCGGTGCCGGTGCCGGGCGCGCTCGCGATCCTGCTGGGGTCGCCGGTGCTGTTCGCGGCGACGGTGGCGCTCTTCCGGCGACTCGTGCGAGTGGGCCGGCCGGTGCTCGCGACCGTCGCGGCGCCCGCGGTCTGGACCGCGGTGCTGTACGGCGTCTCGGTGGCCAACCCGTTCGGCGTGATGGGCACGTTCATGACCAGCCAGGGCGACCAGCCCGACGTGCTGCGCCTCGCGTCGGTGCTCGGCGGGTGGGGTGTGGAGTACCTCGTACTGCTCGCGCCGGCAGCACTCGCCGCGGTGCTCGCGCCCGGCGTCCGGGCTTCGGCGCGGGTCGGCATCACCGTGGTAACGGTCGCGGCGGTCGGCGGCGCGTTGGCTTTCGGTGCGACGCCCGCTGCGGCTTCCGTGGGTCAGGTGCGCGTCGCCGTGGTGGCGCGCAGTGAGCCGGCGTGGGCAGCGGATCCGGATTCTCCTGCCGGTCAGCGCGTTCTTCGGTCCTATGTAGACGCCCTCACCGCGTTGCCGGCCGACGTCCGCATCGCCGTGCTCCCGGAAGCCGCGTTCGGCACCGACCGCGCCCGGCTGGCCGGCCTCACCGGGCCGTTGGCCGACGTCGCCCGGGCCAAGAACCTCCACGTCGTGACCGGCGCGATCGTGAAGGACCCGGGTCACGAGGCCTACAACACCGCTCTCGACGTGCCCCCGGCCGGCGCGACCGTCGAATACCGCAAGTGGCGCAACGGTTTCTCGCCCGTCACGTCCGGCCACGACCTCGCCCGCCTCGCCGGGCAGGCCATCGGCCTCGAGGTCTGCATGGACGTCAACGGCCCGTCCCCCACCCGCGACTACGCCCGCACCGGCACCGGATTGGTGCTGATCCCCGCGTCCGACGAGGACGTCGACGGCTGGCAGCACAGCCGCACCGCCCTGCTCCGCGGCGTCGAGCACGGCGTGTCCGTGGCCTGGAGCGCCGCCCGAGGCAACTCGATCCTGAGCGACCCCCGCGGCCACGTCCTCGCCCAGACGCGCACCGGTCCGACCCCGATGGCCGTCGCCGTCGCCGACGTCCCTCTCGGCACGGGCGACACGCTCTACAGCCGCTTCGGCGACTGGTTCGCCTGGCTCTGCTGCCTCGCCGCCGTGGCCGGACTCGTCTTCACCCGCGGCCGCGCCGCTCGCCCTTGA